The segment GCACACAGAAACATTTAGTTTTAGTTTGCAACAGCAACCATATTTCTTTCCGGTATTAACAATTTTATTTGCTGTCTTACTTATATTTATTGGGCGTTCTGGTGTTGTTGGTAAATTATTAGATAATAAATTTTTTAGATTTACTGCTAAAATATCATTTGGCCTTTATCTATGGCATCATTTAGTTTCTTATTTAATTGTTCATTACTATTTGCATACTTATTATGAAATTGGAGTTAGAGACTATAAACTATGGGTTACCGCTTCGCTAATACTATTAATTACCTCATATATTATAGCCACGCTTTTATATTATTTCTTTGAAAGAAAATTTATCATAAAAGCAGCCTTATTTAATAAAACGCCACCAATTATTAAAGAAAGACGTTTGCCAATTAATCTCGCGCAATTGATTATTGTCATAATAATTACGATTTTAGCAATTATATTTGTTTTACCATTGCTTTGGATGTTTGATGCTTCACTTAGGCCACCCCTAGAAGTGTTGCAAACCCCACCGGCGATTTTACAAAAACCGATTTGGCAGTTTGCCGATAGTTATACTCGTGATTCATATCTTGCGAGTTTTATGTATTGGGATACCGGTAGAGCTCTCATGAATTCATTAATAATTTCTATAACGACAGTAATTTTGACAAGTATTGTGTGTTCATTATACGCCTATGCTCTAGTTTTCATTAAAGCTCGCACCAAAACTATTTTCTTTATAATGGCTATTATTATTATAATGTTACCAACTTCGGCGCATATAGTTGCTTATTATCGATTGATGAATGAATTGCATCTCATTAATAATTGGTTTGGTTTAATTTTGCCCGCTTCAGTATCTGGTATTGGCGTTTTTCTATTACGGCAATATTTTATAAAACTTCCAATATCAGTTGTAGAATCAGCAAAGTTAGAAGGTGCCTCGCATTTGCGTATTTGGTGGCATATTGTATTGCCCTTAGCACGGCCAGCCTTAGCGGCGCTGGCAATAATACAGTTTCGTTTTGCCTGGAATGATTTTTTAATGCCTATGATAGTATTAAGAGATGATAATATGTTTACCCTTCCACTTAAAATCGGATTAATCGGTGATCCCGGTGCTCTCGCTGCTACTAGTTTTATAGCTCTGGTAATACCACTAGCATTATTTATTAAATTTCATCGTAAGTTTATGGAGACTCTGGCTTCAGGACTTAGTGGATAAAGAAAAGATTTTCCCAATTGGTAGAAATGACAAATTGAGGACTTATATGTTTATGTTCATAAAAAATAAAATGCTGCTAAATATACATAAGGCAACTCTACTAATCGTATACTTACTCATTTCATGTATTAATATTAAACCCGCAGTTGCTTTTGATTTAGAAAAATATACCAGCCCTGAATATTGGCAGAGACAAGCGTTAGTAAATATGATCCCCTTTTGGGAAAAAACCATTGATAGAAAAAATGGTGGGTTTTATACAAATATTATGTTTGATGGCACTATTGACTATACGGTTGGCAAATACCCGCGTATGATTTCACGCATTGTTTATGGTTTTTGTGTGGCTTATTTGTTAAGCGGTGATGAAAAGTATTTGCAATATGCAAAACATGGTATGCGCTATTTAATAGATTATGGATGGGATAAAGTTAATGGTGGTTGGCATTTGTATTTGAATGCTAACAATGAAGTTGTGTTTGAAGACGAGGCTGAAAACCTCATTGCCAATAATTATAAAAATCTTTTTGATCAAACATATGGCAATTTGGGCCCGGTTTTATATTATTTTGTTACTAACAATAATGAAGCTTTGCAGTATGTTAATCGCGTTCATGAATTATTAAAACAAAAAGCCTGGGATAAAAAACATGGCGGCTATTTTGCCGAAGTTGCAGCAAATTGGGATTTAGTTTCAAGTAAAAAATCATTTAATGCACAAATAGATACATTTTCTGCATATCTGCTTTACTATTATTTGGCCACTAAACAAACAAAACTTAAAGATGAAATAAAAGATCTTGCCAAAATAGTTAAAACAAAAATGATCGATCCAAAAACTAGCTATGTCGGTGAAACATTTACGGGTGATTGGGAATCTGTCGAAGATATGTTGTGGGTGGGGCATAATTTAAAGACTGCGTGGGTATTATTACGTGTTGCAAATTTAACTGAAAATAATGAATATATAAAAACTGCAAAACAAATTGCTGAAATACAAATGAAAGAAAACTGGGATAGTAAATATTATGGATGGTTCTTTTTATTTAACCGCACGCCTAATGTAGGTTTTGATACACTATACCCTCAAAAAGTAGAACTCAAAGATTGGTGGACGCAAACCGAAGGTGATTTTTTAATGCTTTATCTATATAATATAACCAGAGAACAACAATATTTACAAAAATTTAAAGAGAGTGCGTATTTCTGGGATAATTATGTGGTTGATAAAAAATATGGCGAAGTATATCCGACACTATTGCCAAATGGTAAGCCTAATCGTACTCAAAAAGGTGATCGCTATAAATCAGCTTATCATAGTATGGAACATGCATTATTTAATTATTTATATCTAAGTTTGTTTGTGAAAAAACAAGAAGCCACGCTTTATTTTAATTTAAATGCAGATAAAGAAGGAGAAAAACATTACGTCAATATAATTGAAGATCCATCTGTTATAATTAAACAGGTAGAAATTAACGGTAAAAATTGGACTAGATTTGATTCTTTAGAAGGTTACCTGTTATTGCCTAAAGGTAAAAATTTAAATACTAAGGTGACATTTAAAGCAATTAAGTAAAAGTGCTTAATAAATATGAAGCAAATGCTAACAAATATTATAAATGATAATTTATAATTGCTTTGACAATATCAAGATTAATGTTTTCATATGTATTAATGGCAATATGATAACGGTGTCCAACGGTTAGCGGTATCTGGCATCAAAAATTGCAGAACGATTGCAAATTTAAAAAATAAAAAAAATTACACATACCCTCTTCGCCTTCTAATCGACCAATCAAGCGCTAGCACCGCGATAATTAGTATCAGTGCCCAAGCATTATCCCAAATTTCGATATTGCGGCGGCGATCGACTTCAACTACCTCTGGATTAGTTAATTTTAAATGTGACCAGAGATCGGTATCACTATCAAAATTACGCCCCTTAGTAGTTTCAGCGATTGCTGCAAGTAAGTCTGGTCGAGGCGTAGCTTGGGTAAGTTCTTGTGAGTATGCTTCGATAATAAATACTCCTTGGCCAACACCAAGTTTGTTAACACCCAAACTAGCTTCTACATTTAAATGATATGCGTCAGTTGGTAAATTATTATAAGTTTTACGTATTACGCCACCTTCACTAGTAGTTAAATGATCACGCTGCAGAGTGCCGGCTTTAGTTGATGATAAGGTTATTTGTAAATTCGCACCACTAACCGGTTGGTAGTCACTATCAAGTACACTAATGCTTACTTCAATTGGAGAACCTACATTATTGCGACGATGCTCAGGGGTTACACGTATGCGCGCATGTTCAGGGTCACGTACCAACCAACGCAGGGCATTAGACCAAAAACGATAGTATGCTCGTTCTGAAGCGCCACCATCTTGGCTCGATGAAAAACGCCAACGCCACATACTATTAGTTGCTACGATCATGCTACGCCCAAGCCCAGCATCAGTAACGGCAATAATAGGTATTGGCCCACTGGCGCTGAGATCACGAGGAGAAATTAGTAAGGCGGTAGCCCCAGCAGCCAACCAACCAACATTATTTATAGCGGCTAAAGGTGGCAGTGCTTGCCAAGCATTTTCATTTGTACCTGAACCATAAGTTAAATCAGTTACGGGATGAACGCGGCCTGCTTTAGTTAAAATTAGTGGTATAGGACCATTAATCATACCATTATGATCTAAGCGTACCGGTAATATCTCAGCAATTTCAGTATTGGCATAACCGCCATCAGCAAAACTTTCATCACCACCGATCATTAATAAACCTAGACCACTATTACGTACGGCATCGCGTATATTCGATAGATATTGCGCCATCGGATAGGGCCGATGGTCAAAATCTTGTAAGATTACTACATCAAACGATCGAAGTTCGGTAGTAAATAACTTATCCACCGGAAAGGGAATAAGCGATAATTCACTCTCTGAGGCAGCACTGACATCGCTGGGCGTGCGTAAAATAAAGAACGAGATAAGATCAACATTGGGATTTTCTTTTAACAATTGTCGCAGAAAGCGCTCATCCCAACTGGGTTTACCCACCACTTGCAACACGCGAATTTTATCGCGGATCACGGTGACCACAAAAGAGCGTTCATTGTTATCAACAATAGCCTCACCAGCGAGTATGGGTACTGATATTGAATATACATATTCGCCTATTTTGTCAGGTTTGCTTTTAAGCGTTAGACGAGTAGTACCATTTTTTTTCAATGCCACACTTTGTACGGTTATTACTTTGCCATCACGTTTTAATGTCACTGGGATAGCAATGCCGTCAAACCCAGAAGATACTAGGGTGATCTCGACAGAAAAAGTATTGTGCACAAAAGCAAACTCATCAGCTCGAACATCAACTATACCAATATCACTAAAAGTTGTACCGCTTAAATTGATAGTGTTTACTGGGGCATTTAATTGCTGCAAACGAGAAATTGATTGCGATGACAAACTTGCTTTTAATACACCCTCAAGCCCTGCATTATCAGCGCCATCAGAAAAAAGTACAATACCAGCGAGGGGCTTGCCACTACCGGCGACTTTAGCATTTTCGAGCGCTTTGATTAAATCTGTAGTCTCACCGCTAGGAATATCATTAAGGGTTTTGCTATTTATTGGGCCATCAAGATCATACCATTCAATAACATGCTCATGGTTAAGTTGTTCGATTTGTTCTTTGCTATCTTTTAATAATTTTTGCAGGGCATCGTAGCGTGTTGCGCCATTTGGGGTGGCAAGCGTCATACTTAAAGATCGATCTATTATTAAGGCAACCCGGTTTTTAACCTTACGCACTACCCGCAATTGTATTGCCGGTTCAGTAAGTAGACCTATTAGCAAAATCGCACTTAATAAACGAGCGACTATTAATAACCATGGTCGTTTGGCTTCGCGGTAAGTCCAAATTACTAATAGCGCAGCAACAATAGCTAATAGACCTGCAGCTATGAGGCCCCATATGCCTAATGGCGAAAGTGTAACTAGAGTCCAATCAGAAAAAGTCTCTTGCACTTTATATTACCTGCGGCGCTGTAAAATAAAAGGTATATGCACTTGGTCATCTTTATAATCGAGACACAGCGCGTACATAACTAAATTAACCCCCATGCGAAAGCTCATTTCACGCGTGCTATCGCCGCCTGGACCAACATCGTATTCCCAACGACCGAATTCATCGCGGGCTATAGCCCCAGCCAGATCGTTAGAAGAAATAACGACCGCAAGCCGATCACCTATAAAGATTCCTTCAAGGTATGGTTTTGCGATTACGCGTCCACCATGACGATCGAGTAAATAGAATGATTTGTAAATCACATGATCAGTATCGATTCGTTTAAGCTTAGCGCGCGGCAAGATACGTTTAATTTCACGTTTTATTGAGGTGTCAAAGGGTCCGCCAACTTTTGCATCAGAAATATCT is part of the Deltaproteobacteria bacterium genome and harbors:
- a CDS encoding acyltransferase family protein, with protein sequence MKTNNNKITNSCYLGADGFRAIACLAILFHHIAVRLYEFRLSETAYEIRAFALLGQCAISAFLVLSGFLLARPFFNAYLNDGALPSIKQYFIKRAGRIMPGFYLAIIVSTIVMFFSLPKLQYVLPRFLAGVTFTSSFHYTTFFPVDFVNQPLWTISIVVFCSILLPIIMMLLFRFGKKRSFSKVLLVWLAIEVLILVFNRLIHQYLTPDNLKRGAEFGMAGYAKLLMPNINPVALFAHFSIGVIAAAIAIKLTNINHLNKKVLSKKVADFISTILIVVIAILLWNLRHTETFSFSLQQQPYFFPVLTILFAVLLIFIGRSGVVGKLLDNKFFRFTAKISFGLYLWHHLVSYLIVHYYLHTYYEIGVRDYKLWVTASLILLITSYIIATLLYYFFERKFIIKAALFNKTPPIIKERRLPINLAQLIIVIIITILAIIFVLPLLWMFDASLRPPLEVLQTPPAILQKPIWQFADSYTRDSYLASFMYWDTGRALMNSLIISITTVILTSIVCSLYAYALVFIKARTKTIFFIMAIIIIMLPTSAHIVAYYRLMNELHLINNWFGLILPASVSGIGVFLLRQYFIKLPISVVESAKLEGASHLRIWWHIVLPLARPALAALAIIQFRFAWNDFLMPMIVLRDDNMFTLPLKIGLIGDPGALAATSFIALVIPLALFIKFHRKFMETLASGLSG
- a CDS encoding AGE family epimerase/isomerase codes for the protein MDKEKIFPIGRNDKLRTYMFMFIKNKMLLNIHKATLLIVYLLISCINIKPAVAFDLEKYTSPEYWQRQALVNMIPFWEKTIDRKNGGFYTNIMFDGTIDYTVGKYPRMISRIVYGFCVAYLLSGDEKYLQYAKHGMRYLIDYGWDKVNGGWHLYLNANNEVVFEDEAENLIANNYKNLFDQTYGNLGPVLYYFVTNNNEALQYVNRVHELLKQKAWDKKHGGYFAEVAANWDLVSSKKSFNAQIDTFSAYLLYYYLATKQTKLKDEIKDLAKIVKTKMIDPKTSYVGETFTGDWESVEDMLWVGHNLKTAWVLLRVANLTENNEYIKTAKQIAEIQMKENWDSKYYGWFFLFNRTPNVGFDTLYPQKVELKDWWTQTEGDFLMLYLYNITREQQYLQKFKESAYFWDNYVVDKKYGEVYPTLLPNGKPNRTQKGDRYKSAYHSMEHALFNYLYLSLFVKKQEATLYFNLNADKEGEKHYVNIIEDPSVIIKQVEINGKNWTRFDSLEGYLLLPKGKNLNTKVTFKAIK
- a CDS encoding DUF4159 domain-containing protein; this translates as MMNKPMIRSIGYSATTIFLFFLIIAVNQASANSTTAGEDHNNFTLALIRYSGGNWNPRPHALERLAWEIRRRTSIAINLNSVAVEFNDDIFNYPLLIWEGEGFFPNLPEKAIRLLHQHLLKGGTLFIDISDAKVGGPFDTSIKREIKRILPRAKLKRIDTDHVIYKSFYLLDRHGGRVIAKPYLEGIFIGDRLAVVISSNDLAGAIARDEFGRWEYDVGPGGDSTREMSFRMGVNLVMYALCLDYKDDQVHIPFILQRRR